From Pseudobacteriovorax antillogorgiicola, the proteins below share one genomic window:
- the hemW gene encoding radical SAM family heme chaperone HemW, whose protein sequence is MSADLVSQVQQRFGLYLHIPFCRSICHYCDFAKTANFTQDHVTAYMDLLERQLDWFLNSEQGARQKFTSIFLGGGTPGMLSREYEGIFRKLKNHIAPDCEISIETNPEDIQPDILAQWHDLGINRISMGVQTFQERGLEVLTRNHGSIKAQRAIEEVLKVFSNLNIDLIYGWPDQSVQQWRQDLEQAAVLGVPHLSLYNLTYEAGTPLNRKKDRGMLQDVADEHLESLYQTAMMTLSGPWIHDEVSNWSLPGFSCKHNWLYWQDSHYLGLGCGAHGYLPVGEVGLRYAFPKQLRTYLRAGEGFVDADITSLEEFLISHGASIDEGRTLSDWLLELIGCSLRSRKGVPVNEIEKLLKCKFEPGKILQTGIDMGLVKLEKGQLYLEPSEWFRETSWATELVMAFES, encoded by the coding sequence GTGAGTGCGGATCTTGTAAGCCAGGTGCAACAGCGGTTTGGCCTCTATCTTCATATTCCGTTTTGCCGATCCATTTGTCATTACTGCGACTTTGCCAAAACTGCGAACTTTACACAGGACCATGTAACAGCTTACATGGATCTTCTAGAACGACAACTGGACTGGTTTCTAAACTCTGAGCAGGGAGCGAGACAGAAGTTCACCTCCATATTTTTAGGTGGTGGAACCCCTGGAATGCTTAGCCGCGAGTACGAAGGTATTTTTCGTAAGCTTAAAAATCACATTGCCCCGGATTGCGAGATTTCCATTGAAACGAATCCCGAAGATATTCAGCCCGATATCTTAGCCCAGTGGCACGATTTGGGAATTAATCGAATCAGCATGGGGGTGCAAACATTTCAAGAGCGAGGACTTGAGGTCTTAACTCGGAACCATGGGAGCATTAAGGCTCAACGGGCGATCGAAGAGGTTCTCAAGGTATTTTCGAACTTAAACATCGATTTAATCTATGGCTGGCCGGATCAGAGCGTCCAGCAATGGCGTCAGGACTTGGAGCAGGCTGCTGTTCTGGGAGTTCCCCATCTCTCCCTGTATAACCTTACCTATGAGGCAGGAACCCCTCTGAACCGCAAAAAAGATCGAGGAATGTTACAGGATGTTGCGGATGAGCACTTGGAGAGTTTGTATCAAACCGCTATGATGACATTGTCAGGACCCTGGATTCACGATGAAGTCTCGAACTGGAGTCTTCCCGGATTTTCCTGCAAACACAATTGGCTCTACTGGCAAGATTCTCACTATCTAGGCCTAGGCTGTGGCGCCCATGGTTACCTTCCAGTCGGAGAGGTCGGCCTCCGTTACGCGTTCCCTAAGCAGCTACGAACTTACCTTCGAGCAGGAGAAGGATTCGTTGATGCGGATATCACAAGCCTAGAAGAATTTCTCATAAGTCATGGAGCGTCGATTGACGAGGGGCGTACTCTGTCAGATTGGTTGCTGGAACTCATAGGTTGCAGCCTGCGAAGCCGGAAGGGGGTTCCCGTCAATGAAATCGAGAAACTACTAAAATGTAAGTTTGAGCCTGGAAAAATACTGCAAACTGGGATAGACATGGGCCTAGTAAAGCTCGAAAAGGGGCAGCTATATCTAGAACCCTCGGAATGGTTTCGTGAGACTAGCTGGGCAACTGAGCTTGTTATGGCGTTTGAGTCGTAA
- a CDS encoding Maf family protein, translating to MAQLVKYDGQIILGSSSPRRQQMLADLGVSFTVVKPETEERIKSGELPRDYVLRNAREKAEWVFEKKQSDGDILVISADTIVVSNGQVMEKPKSESDAEAMLMKLSGSRHEVISSFCMIKSDKGGVKQTTHAETTFVKFVDLSAEDCRYYISTGEPMDKAGSYGIQGIGGFMVKSIEGSYSNVVGLPLAEFLVSLRSLVSA from the coding sequence ATGGCTCAACTCGTTAAGTATGATGGTCAAATCATCCTGGGAAGTTCGTCACCTCGTCGTCAGCAAATGCTTGCCGATTTAGGAGTCTCTTTCACGGTTGTGAAGCCAGAGACGGAAGAGCGAATAAAGTCAGGTGAGTTACCCAGAGATTATGTTCTAAGAAATGCCCGTGAGAAGGCTGAATGGGTGTTCGAAAAAAAACAGTCTGACGGTGATATTCTCGTCATCAGTGCCGATACTATAGTTGTTTCTAACGGTCAGGTGATGGAAAAACCGAAATCTGAATCAGATGCAGAAGCGATGCTCATGAAGCTTTCAGGCAGCCGCCATGAGGTGATTTCAAGCTTTTGTATGATCAAAAGTGACAAAGGCGGTGTGAAGCAAACGACTCATGCTGAAACCACTTTCGTAAAATTTGTGGATTTGAGTGCCGAAGACTGTCGCTATTATATCAGCACAGGAGAACCTATGGATAAGGCCGGCTCCTATGGAATTCAGGGAATTGGTGGCTTTATGGTGAAGAGTATCGAAGGTTCCTATTCCAATGTTGTCGGGCTACCCTTGGCTGAATTCCTAGTCAGTCTACGCTCCTTGGTGTCAGCGTGA
- a CDS encoding L-threonylcarbamoyladenylate synthase, protein MPHQVEHMLSHWKAGDICLHPTDTLPGLSFDPDNAEAWERLASLKGRDERKTCICLLPSLAAAKQFWKPLPSVWDRALEKLWPASLSVIWQAADNCPVSLVRDDGSVAFRVPLLDESNRWMYEVMAQVDKPFPTTSVNQSGKASANDWQDARMFLEGGAGVYIPSSFAVPGGQASTVIRIKGDGDFDILRPGPCEQQHIEEALHGSTR, encoded by the coding sequence ATGCCACATCAAGTTGAGCATATGTTAAGTCATTGGAAGGCTGGCGATATTTGTCTGCACCCAACAGACACTCTGCCGGGTTTGAGTTTTGATCCAGATAATGCCGAGGCCTGGGAGCGCTTGGCCTCCCTGAAAGGTCGCGATGAACGTAAAACCTGTATCTGCCTATTGCCATCACTAGCAGCAGCGAAGCAGTTTTGGAAACCTTTACCCAGTGTTTGGGATCGAGCGCTGGAAAAGCTTTGGCCAGCGTCTCTGAGTGTCATTTGGCAAGCGGCAGACAATTGCCCCGTAAGTCTTGTTAGGGATGATGGTAGCGTCGCGTTTCGGGTGCCCTTGCTTGATGAGAGCAATCGTTGGATGTACGAAGTGATGGCCCAAGTTGATAAACCATTCCCCACAACCAGCGTCAACCAGTCTGGCAAAGCTTCGGCCAATGATTGGCAAGATGCGCGCATGTTTCTGGAGGGGGGCGCTGGGGTCTATATACCTTCGTCTTTTGCCGTCCCGGGTGGGCAGGCGAGCACCGTCATCCGAATCAAGGGCGATGGCGACTTTGATATTCTTCGCCCAGGCCCATGTGAGCAGCAGCATATTGAGGAGGCCCTTCATGGCTCAACTCGTTAA
- a CDS encoding AIR carboxylase family protein codes for MTSVLVLVGSKSHLETLEDGLEIFKDLGVAFSVRIASAQGQFERLKDIAENHEQKGGSAIICVSENVASLGTVASAHTNLPVIAVSNLSDQSQVVLGLGSPVVTTGCSGQNGFCQAALFTAQVVGLRDPELLVKIKQYRQSQEARIEESDDLHRIDFKG; via the coding sequence ATGACAAGTGTACTTGTGCTCGTTGGCAGTAAGAGTCATTTAGAGACGTTAGAAGACGGCCTTGAAATATTTAAAGATCTTGGTGTGGCCTTCAGTGTGCGGATAGCCTCGGCCCAAGGTCAATTCGAGCGGCTTAAGGATATTGCAGAAAACCACGAGCAAAAGGGTGGAAGTGCTATTATCTGTGTTTCAGAAAATGTCGCCTCGCTAGGAACTGTTGCTTCTGCTCACACAAACTTGCCTGTGATTGCCGTTTCGAATTTGAGTGACCAAAGTCAGGTCGTCCTGGGGCTTGGGTCGCCTGTCGTAACCACAGGCTGTTCCGGACAAAACGGTTTTTGCCAAGCCGCCCTATTTACTGCTCAAGTTGTTGGGCTTCGTGATCCAGAACTACTGGTGAAAATAAAGCAATATCGTCAAAGCCAAGAGGCTCGTATCGAGGAATCAGACGATCTGCACCGAATCGATTTTAAGGGTTGA
- the purD gene encoding phosphoribosylamine--glycine ligase, giving the protein MKVLLVGSGAREHALAWKLSQSKVVTELLFWPGSAAINRLGKAFQAEDETWQGLAKAAASEKIDFVVVGPEQPLAEGFADLCRQEKIPVFGPQQRAAALESSKEFAKETMKAAGIPTAGYQVVGDFDECEAVALNMLARTGGAVIKASGLAAGKGVFVCQSEDDVRNGIHRLKTSMAQAAERIVVEEVLKGRECSFFCFVGEQGANPLGFAVDFKRLKDGDEGPNTGGMGCYTPVPWLPEDASEQVMSKVVQPLIAELKQQDVEYSGCLYVGLMWGEAGPSVVEFNVRLGDPEAQALAIHDSRDWGQMIASQLGLLERYEPQMEQVARQTVAIVMASEGYPYEKPKQEVQALPSDLFSHKGIDQAVFGASVQADGEVLKPGAGRVLTVVQAGSTFKKARSQAYHEVRTLAEQWPYAQFRNDIALRVADDS; this is encoded by the coding sequence ATGAAAGTTCTGCTAGTTGGGTCTGGGGCGCGCGAGCATGCTCTGGCATGGAAACTAAGCCAGTCAAAGGTTGTTACAGAGCTTCTGTTCTGGCCTGGATCGGCAGCGATCAACCGCCTCGGTAAGGCGTTTCAAGCGGAGGATGAAACTTGGCAAGGCTTGGCCAAAGCAGCCGCTAGCGAGAAGATTGATTTTGTGGTGGTAGGTCCCGAACAACCCCTGGCGGAGGGATTTGCCGACCTATGCCGCCAAGAAAAAATTCCAGTATTTGGTCCTCAGCAGCGGGCTGCAGCTCTTGAATCTTCGAAAGAGTTTGCGAAAGAAACCATGAAGGCGGCAGGGATTCCAACAGCTGGTTATCAGGTCGTAGGGGATTTCGATGAATGTGAGGCAGTGGCTCTCAACATGCTAGCGAGAACCGGAGGAGCCGTTATCAAAGCCAGTGGCTTGGCGGCTGGTAAGGGAGTCTTTGTCTGCCAGAGCGAGGACGATGTGCGAAATGGAATTCATCGCTTAAAAACCTCGATGGCTCAGGCGGCAGAACGCATTGTAGTTGAAGAAGTTCTCAAAGGTCGCGAATGCTCATTCTTCTGTTTTGTTGGTGAGCAAGGAGCCAACCCTTTAGGCTTTGCTGTAGATTTCAAGCGTTTGAAAGATGGTGACGAGGGCCCCAACACAGGTGGGATGGGGTGTTATACACCTGTTCCATGGCTACCGGAAGATGCTAGCGAGCAAGTGATGAGCAAGGTTGTACAACCCCTTATTGCGGAGCTTAAGCAGCAAGATGTTGAATACTCAGGTTGTCTTTATGTAGGGCTGATGTGGGGCGAAGCAGGCCCTTCTGTGGTTGAGTTCAACGTTAGGCTGGGAGACCCGGAGGCTCAGGCTCTTGCCATTCATGATAGCCGAGATTGGGGGCAGATGATTGCCTCTCAACTGGGGCTCTTAGAACGCTATGAGCCGCAAATGGAGCAGGTGGCGAGGCAAACAGTCGCGATCGTCATGGCCAGTGAAGGATATCCCTACGAGAAGCCGAAACAGGAAGTGCAAGCCTTACCGTCGGACTTGTTTTCCCACAAAGGCATAGACCAAGCTGTTTTCGGAGCCTCGGTGCAGGCTGATGGTGAAGTCTTGAAACCTGGTGCAGGCCGGGTGCTAACCGTGGTACAAGCTGGATCGACTTTTAAAAAAGCTCGGTCTCAAGCCTATCATGAGGTGCGAACTTTAGCTGAACAATGGCCATATGCTCAATTCCGTAACGACATCGCGTTGCGAGTTGCAGACGATTCATGA
- a CDS encoding ExeA family protein: protein MGIKNKMQAYLEYWGLDSPAFQTSLAYDRLFMPDSWMSKMDRMLLFSEQAPSLMTLTTSPGHCKSTMARWLYKSLSPDTHEVLLVSLYQEEFDAGWLLPKLCRFLGIQGTDRLQSLEHLAQAIEESNLDSRVLTVIIDEAHKLKSPSSMQEIHSLISMQSLVPFGINFVLLGNPQMMDVVGQTQEFHNRLSLSVHLENLSLEELVGYISYRLQMNRIPANTILPDTIEMIHQISQGVYSRINALLENSLIEAFLKSEKTINSRIVDQASQFLPSHQESQYRPARQSPSRSEPPKRPPEAPNKASRRVKKESKPSKSVEISSLFYKADKK from the coding sequence GTGGGCATCAAGAATAAAATGCAAGCTTATCTGGAGTATTGGGGTCTCGACTCTCCAGCATTCCAAACCAGCCTTGCGTACGATCGTTTGTTTATGCCCGATTCTTGGATGAGCAAAATGGATCGCATGCTTCTTTTCTCTGAGCAAGCACCGAGCCTCATGACCCTAACTACATCACCAGGCCACTGCAAATCAACGATGGCTCGATGGCTCTATAAGAGCCTTAGCCCAGATACTCACGAAGTCCTGCTCGTCTCTCTCTATCAGGAGGAGTTCGACGCTGGCTGGCTACTTCCTAAACTTTGTCGCTTCCTTGGGATTCAGGGTACAGATCGCTTGCAAAGCCTTGAACACCTTGCCCAAGCCATCGAAGAGTCGAACCTGGATAGCCGAGTTTTGACAGTGATTATCGACGAGGCTCACAAGCTCAAATCTCCTTCTTCCATGCAAGAAATTCATAGCCTCATCTCTATGCAAAGCCTCGTCCCTTTCGGAATCAACTTTGTTTTGTTAGGCAATCCACAAATGATGGATGTGGTGGGCCAAACTCAGGAATTTCACAATCGGCTCTCATTGTCCGTTCATCTCGAAAACCTTAGTCTTGAAGAACTGGTTGGCTATATCAGCTACCGGCTGCAAATGAATCGTATTCCAGCCAATACGATTCTGCCTGATACTATTGAAATGATTCATCAAATCAGCCAAGGTGTTTACTCGCGCATCAATGCTCTATTAGAAAATTCCTTGATTGAGGCTTTCTTAAAATCAGAAAAAACTATAAATTCCAGAATCGTAGATCAGGCATCGCAGTTCTTGCCAAGCCATCAAGAAAGCCAGTATAGGCCAGCAAGACAGAGTCCTAGTCGGTCCGAGCCACCTAAGAGACCGCCGGAGGCCCCTAACAAGGCCAGTCGACGGGTCAAAAAGGAGAGCAAACCTAGCAAATCGGTAGAGATTAGCAGCCTGTTCTACAAGGCCGATAAAAAATAG
- a CDS encoding translocation/assembly module TamB domain-containing protein, translated as MHHSIRAILIAILVLGISAVLLNTAVDNPYFHRVLGTFINEKVEAHTTAKLEFKAISLQFVPPGFDLYGVSVKDQEGREVLSTSRTQVRVSILSLLLGKPRLGLVQLSELRASYPLPEGIFKTAEVEDTGTTQGDPNNGRSLPIPVPKKDTGLSSPAEKPKGIDWPPDFELPIDRFSLTDAILEFQLPGDKPGSAPKIAARLDGFTFHLDFNDWDDWDTEVAVNRLNFYSDGLHVLKDTRIELAISNRKNKIRSQAFNVKSKRLDIEGQVQANLDLTRRKVDLFRGRRLFNFDLNGVSIDSTLDLKRGDISILGDYLETERTEGKLSGAIRFTADVPFSEDETNWTLGAVVRSHDAQLQGFKLLQSDARISIDEDAIYFDDLEVRKDRGIRKALATGKGRLSFAKGTAFNFHIVPNEMSFTTLMKMLQVEDYQALEAKVSSDDLHITGTGEPFQMRVAGDARFADLTLPTIPSQTPFAKPSCDLKVVFQINSQRVRIPRTPGVCQLPSTDDTSKASERAEVSGDDSKTSDVDEEKSEDEALGIALTPVEPKAQAEPAEPGPNLFIGGDVFFETEQGMDLKVDSPSIEGDLLQHFIQNPIAGSYVLDSRIHGSYDKLQITLNINGENGAVFGFPGKRIELSSRYLVPSNRLMIDRFRIEELTRGEFMMTKGQLAMEEFVISGDVSAKNISPKFIEAGIKTMFPDQRVSFGIKKLEGRIEIPIDRPILWKGDIDASLSHGIKDGSKFFSLLQGRVTATSKSVRAKDIYARLDLLELAIDYEEKRLGPPKTDSDDWSSLGLNHDNRIQLSARSQNTGSETFAPHTEYDKLNHLGSLPIIGDMLRPAKVGADLRFDTKLEGTFRHLEGSFSGTLDRLVAFGSPIAPIQFSGFANGSKIEIPILKHAGNSFVGRLSFDFLKPGMPYQWYVFLDQFDARAALSPFFSKDPRNYAYVSAEWTMAGELENWWNSTGSLNINKIESQFVQKANNELQKIELKSEQPIELELREKHWQFRNKKTLSLAGSEFNIELGLNNNNPPEKLNITTQGSIDLGIIRKLAPFIETAEGRVLFEGYIRGSLDQPDININFRDQKLDPFKRKVWKPISIGMIDFAPSFTNITIDATLTSDAIIIKQIEGSKGNRGSIKVKGRWDLASDRPEDSQMFINFSNAELHRFYIPVFKSADATLSGDLTMTGKEKPFRVTGNVTIEEASSQTDFDLRKQIVSSIQQSRFTAPSAQDEPLFDFDLAINSSDKIAIKNKNMDVRLSTDLTVRGNELKPIILGQIETTKGAFKYRRDFSIRRGIVSFEVPTYPPDPRLDIIGEAEILAEGTNYIVQVVVSGKVSEPKVSLTVDPPTKPDGTAFSKIDIILLMTTGRLPSTDSNTPSNFLENEALSLFVGYAEGPLEKIFDLTGQQYIRQIYIDTYLPDIDQPQPVARLNLPIRITDELSLILQLDYAENMKASFQYALHQRITVSGSVDSRNEDTGSTTSNLPADTAVDLKFKFNFE; from the coding sequence GTGCACCATAGTATTCGCGCCATATTAATCGCTATCCTGGTACTTGGGATCTCTGCGGTCTTACTCAACACCGCGGTTGACAACCCATACTTTCACCGCGTGCTCGGCACATTTATCAACGAGAAAGTCGAAGCTCATACCACTGCCAAACTTGAGTTCAAAGCCATCAGCTTGCAATTTGTACCTCCAGGTTTTGATCTTTATGGTGTGAGCGTCAAAGATCAGGAAGGCCGGGAGGTGCTTTCCACATCCCGAACCCAGGTGAGGGTATCGATTCTATCGCTACTCCTGGGGAAACCTCGGCTGGGCCTTGTGCAGCTGAGTGAGCTACGGGCAAGCTACCCCTTGCCGGAAGGTATTTTCAAGACTGCCGAGGTAGAAGACACAGGCACAACCCAAGGTGACCCCAACAATGGTCGCTCCCTACCGATCCCAGTTCCAAAGAAAGACACTGGTCTTTCATCTCCAGCCGAGAAACCCAAAGGAATCGATTGGCCTCCAGATTTCGAATTGCCTATCGATCGCTTTTCCTTAACCGATGCCATACTTGAGTTTCAGCTCCCAGGTGACAAACCAGGATCGGCGCCAAAGATCGCCGCTCGACTGGATGGCTTCACCTTTCACCTAGATTTTAATGATTGGGACGATTGGGACACAGAAGTCGCCGTCAATAGGCTTAACTTCTATTCGGACGGGCTCCACGTTCTTAAGGATACTCGGATTGAACTTGCCATCAGCAATCGAAAAAATAAAATCCGATCCCAAGCCTTCAACGTGAAATCAAAACGATTGGATATCGAGGGCCAGGTTCAGGCAAACCTTGACCTGACCCGGCGAAAAGTCGATCTATTTCGTGGTCGGCGCCTCTTCAACTTCGACTTAAATGGTGTCAGTATCGACTCCACCCTTGATCTCAAGCGAGGCGATATCAGTATCCTTGGGGACTACCTGGAAACCGAACGCACCGAGGGTAAATTAAGCGGTGCCATCCGATTTACCGCAGATGTTCCTTTTAGTGAAGATGAAACAAACTGGACTTTAGGTGCCGTTGTACGCTCCCACGATGCCCAACTGCAAGGATTTAAGCTGCTACAATCAGACGCTCGGATTTCGATTGATGAAGATGCTATTTACTTTGACGATCTTGAAGTGCGGAAAGACCGCGGTATCCGCAAAGCTCTTGCCACAGGCAAGGGGCGACTATCCTTCGCCAAAGGCACGGCTTTCAACTTTCATATAGTCCCCAATGAGATGTCTTTCACCACTCTGATGAAAATGCTACAAGTGGAGGACTACCAAGCTTTGGAAGCTAAGGTCAGCAGCGATGACCTCCACATTACCGGCACTGGCGAACCTTTCCAAATGAGGGTCGCGGGCGATGCTCGGTTTGCAGACCTGACCTTGCCAACGATTCCATCACAGACACCGTTCGCCAAGCCTTCATGTGACCTTAAAGTCGTGTTTCAGATCAACTCCCAAAGGGTTCGAATCCCTCGAACACCAGGCGTTTGCCAATTACCATCAACGGATGACACTTCCAAAGCTTCTGAGCGCGCTGAGGTATCAGGCGATGACAGTAAAACTAGTGACGTCGACGAGGAGAAAAGCGAAGACGAAGCTCTTGGGATCGCCCTCACTCCCGTCGAACCGAAAGCTCAAGCGGAGCCCGCTGAGCCTGGACCGAACCTATTCATTGGTGGCGACGTTTTCTTTGAAACTGAACAAGGCATGGATCTCAAGGTAGATTCCCCCAGTATCGAAGGAGACTTGCTACAGCATTTCATCCAGAATCCAATCGCTGGTTCCTATGTGCTCGATAGCCGCATTCATGGTTCCTATGACAAGTTGCAAATCACTCTTAATATAAACGGCGAGAATGGAGCCGTTTTTGGGTTCCCCGGCAAGAGGATCGAGCTTTCCTCTCGCTACCTCGTGCCTAGCAACCGACTCATGATCGATCGCTTCCGCATTGAGGAACTCACAAGAGGCGAATTCATGATGACGAAGGGCCAGTTGGCGATGGAAGAATTCGTCATTAGCGGTGATGTCAGCGCGAAAAACATTTCGCCTAAGTTCATCGAGGCTGGCATCAAAACCATGTTTCCCGACCAACGAGTGTCCTTTGGTATTAAGAAGCTCGAAGGGCGCATTGAGATCCCCATCGACCGCCCTATTCTTTGGAAAGGTGATATTGATGCCTCGCTAAGCCATGGGATCAAAGATGGTTCGAAATTTTTTTCTTTGCTACAAGGTCGCGTGACCGCTACATCGAAATCTGTGCGTGCTAAAGATATTTACGCTCGGCTCGATTTGCTTGAGTTGGCTATCGACTATGAGGAAAAAAGACTAGGGCCTCCAAAAACAGATTCTGATGACTGGTCGTCATTAGGCCTCAATCACGATAATCGCATCCAATTATCTGCCCGGTCACAGAATACGGGAAGTGAAACCTTTGCCCCACACACAGAATATGACAAGCTTAACCACCTTGGATCGCTCCCCATAATTGGTGATATGCTTCGGCCAGCAAAAGTTGGTGCTGACCTGCGTTTCGACACCAAGTTAGAAGGCACCTTTCGCCACCTAGAAGGTAGCTTTAGTGGAACTCTCGATCGGCTTGTCGCTTTCGGCAGCCCCATTGCACCCATTCAATTTTCTGGCTTTGCCAATGGCTCCAAAATCGAGATACCGATTCTCAAGCATGCTGGAAACTCGTTTGTGGGGCGACTGTCTTTTGACTTCCTGAAACCAGGTATGCCCTATCAATGGTATGTATTTCTCGATCAGTTCGATGCAAGAGCCGCTTTGAGCCCGTTCTTTTCCAAGGACCCTCGGAACTATGCCTACGTCTCCGCAGAATGGACCATGGCTGGCGAACTAGAAAATTGGTGGAATTCCACTGGCAGCCTAAACATTAATAAAATTGAGTCTCAGTTCGTTCAGAAGGCCAACAATGAGCTACAGAAGATTGAATTAAAATCTGAGCAGCCTATAGAACTCGAACTTAGGGAGAAGCACTGGCAGTTCCGTAACAAGAAGACTCTATCTCTTGCTGGTAGTGAATTTAACATCGAGCTAGGACTTAATAACAACAACCCTCCAGAAAAGCTCAATATCACCACTCAAGGCTCCATAGACCTCGGCATCATTCGCAAGCTAGCACCATTCATTGAAACTGCTGAAGGTCGCGTGCTTTTCGAAGGCTATATTCGCGGTTCATTAGATCAACCTGACATCAATATCAATTTTCGCGATCAAAAGCTCGATCCATTTAAACGAAAAGTTTGGAAACCGATTAGCATAGGGATGATCGACTTCGCTCCTTCATTTACCAACATCACTATAGATGCGACCCTCACTAGCGATGCCATCATCATCAAGCAAATCGAGGGAAGTAAGGGAAATCGCGGCTCTATTAAGGTAAAGGGGCGATGGGACCTTGCATCTGATCGGCCCGAAGACTCCCAAATGTTTATCAATTTCAGCAACGCTGAGCTTCATCGCTTCTATATTCCAGTGTTTAAATCAGCAGATGCGACTCTCAGCGGCGACCTTACGATGACTGGCAAAGAGAAACCTTTTCGCGTCACAGGCAATGTCACCATCGAAGAGGCCTCTTCCCAAACTGATTTTGATCTTAGAAAGCAAATCGTCTCCAGTATCCAGCAAAGCCGCTTCACAGCACCTAGCGCCCAAGATGAACCCTTGTTCGACTTCGATCTCGCGATCAATAGCTCCGATAAGATTGCCATTAAAAATAAAAATATGGATGTTAGGCTTTCTACAGACCTCACTGTTCGCGGCAATGAATTGAAACCGATTATCCTAGGTCAAATTGAAACCACAAAAGGGGCGTTCAAGTATCGTCGCGATTTTTCCATTCGGCGGGGTATCGTTTCCTTTGAAGTCCCCACATATCCACCCGATCCGCGGCTAGACATTATCGGGGAGGCAGAAATTCTGGCTGAAGGTACCAATTACATTGTTCAGGTTGTCGTAAGTGGTAAGGTATCTGAACCGAAAGTTTCCCTCACCGTCGATCCCCCCACTAAACCCGATGGTACAGCATTTAGCAAGATCGACATCATTTTGCTTATGACCACTGGTCGGTTACCCTCAACAGACAGCAATACGCCATCGAACTTCCTAGAGAACGAAGCGCTTTCCTTGTTTGTTGGCTATGCCGAAGGACCTCTTGAAAAGATCTTTGACTTAACCGGCCAACAGTATATCCGCCAGATCTACATCGACACCTATCTCCCTGATATCGATCAGCCCCAGCCCGTTGCTCGGTTAAACCTTCCTATTCGGATCACGGATGAATTGAGTTTGATCCTACAGCTTGATTATGCTGAGAATATGAAGGCTTCGTTTCAATATGCTTTGCATCAACGAATTACGGTATCGGGAAGTGTGGATTCTCGCAACGAAGATACCGGCAGTACCACTAGTAATCTTCCAGCAGATACTGCGGTGGATTTAAAATTTAAGTTTAACTTTGAGTGA